Proteins encoded by one window of Xylocopa sonorina isolate GNS202 chromosome 16, iyXylSono1_principal, whole genome shotgun sequence:
- the Cypl gene encoding peptidyl-prolyl cis-trans isomerase-like 1 Cypl, with protein MALANISGIPDKHWQPPFVAFETTMGEVVIELYWKHVPITCRNFAELTRRGYYNGTKFHRVIRDFMIQGGDPTGTGKGGVSIYGECFDDEVHDDLKHTGAGVVSMANSGPNTNGSQFFITLAPTQWLDGKHTIFGRIHSGMATVKRIGLVETDKNDRPVDDIKIVKGSIRNA; from the exons ATGGCTCTCGCAAATATATCTGGTATTCCTGATAAACATTGGCAACCACCTTTCGTAGCATTCGAAACAAC AATGGGCGAAGTAGTAATCGAGCTTTATTGGAAGCACGTACCAATTACATGCAGAAATTTTGCTGAACTCACACGGCGTGGATACTACAACGGAACAAAGTTCCACAGAGTTATTCGAGATTTCATGATACAAG GTGGCGATCCAACGGGCACAGGAAAAGGAGGCGTATCCATCTACGGAGAGTGTTTCGATGATGAAGTACACGATGATTTAAAACATACTG GTGCTGGAGTTGTTTCGATGGCTAATTCTGGACCGAACACTAACGGATCACAATTTTTCATCACTTTAGCACCTACGCAGTGGCTCGATGGGAAGCATACAATTTTTG GTAGAATCCACTCTGGCATGGCTACGGTGAAACGAATCGGTCTGGTGGAGACTGACAAGAACGACAGACCTGTAGACGACATAAAGATTGTTAAAGGGTCCATAAGAAACGCGTAA